The Cryptosporangium phraense genomic interval AACTCAAAGTAACGCCGCTGCCGTATCTTGGCAGCGGCGTTACTGCTGTATGGGGGCCTGTCGTGCTCTTTAGGCCCCGCAGGAGGGGTCGGCCGGCCACGCCCAGTACGTTGTGAACCGGAGGTGGAGAGTGGCCGACGCAGGCGGGAACGGACGCGGCGACGCACACGGAGACGACCGGCGGCAAGATCGCCAGGGCGCCCGGGACGGTGCGCAGCGCAGCGAACGCGGCACGCGCGGCCAGAACCCCCAGCGCGACGGCCACAGCTCACGAGGCGTCGCTTCCAGCGGGGGATACGGACCACGCGCCGACCGCCCTTCCCGAGGCGAAGGCCGTCCCTCGCGAGGCGGAGACCCCGCGCGGCGCGGCGCAGACCGAGCATCCCGGGGCCGGGACTTCGGCCCGAGCGGTGCAGGTGACTCCCGCGGAGGCAGCTCCCGCGGCGCAGGCGGCTTCCGCAGCGGCGCCGGCTCACCGGGCGGAGACAGGCAGCGCGGCGGGGACGGCCCACGCGCCGGTCGCCCGTACCGCGGCGGAGACGGCCCGCGCAGCGGTCGCCCGGCCGGCGACAGCGACAGCCGCCACCCGGGCGGCCCCCGCGACGACTCACGCAGCGGCGGCTCGTCGGCCGGCCGAGGTCGCCCCAATGGACCCCGCTCCGGAGACGGCGAGTCCCGCACCAGCTCGCCGGGCGGTGGCGCCCGTTCCCCACGTCCCCAAGGCGCGAGCTTCTCCCGAGGCCAACGTCCCCACGGCTTCAGCCGCCCCCGCTCCGAAGAAGGCTCCGGACGCCCTTACCGCGGCGACCGCCCGTCCGGTCCGAACCGCACCGGGGCCCCGTACCGTAACGACCGACCCACCAGCAGCAACCGCCCCGGCGGCGGAGACCGCCCCACCGACACGAACCGCGGCGGGAACTCGTATCGAGGCGACCGACCCGACTCCGGCCCCCGCAGCGACCGCACCTACGGTGGAAGCGGCAGCGACCGCCCGACCGACGCCAACCGCGGTGGAGGCTCCTTCCGCGGCGACCGCTCTCACGGCGACAGCTGTCCCCAGCGCACCGGCGCCCCGTACAGCGGAGGCCCTGGCCGCGCGGACCGGAGTGACCGGTCCTACCGCGGCGACCGCCCGGACCGCTCCGACAGCGGATATCGCAGCACCGGCCCCGGCACGAACCGGGGCGAGCGCCCGGATCGGCCGTTCCGTAGTGACCGCCCCGGAAGCGGCGACCGCCCAGGCAGCGCGGACCGCTCATACCGCGCCGCACGCGACGACTCAGGCCGGGGCGACCGCTCCTACCGCTCCGACAGCGGAGACCGAAACGTCCGCAGCGACCGCAGCAACGACCCCGGCCGCGGCGACTGGACCGGCCGAGGCGAGGGCCAAGGCCGCGCCGATCGCTCGGACAGCGGCGACCAGAACTTCCGCGGAGGCCGCAGCGACTGGGCCGGGCGCGGCGACGACACCGGCCGCAGCGACGGCTCAGGCCGCGAAGACCGCGCCGATCGCGGAGACCGAAACTTCCGCGGAGGCCGAAGCGACTGGGCCGGGCGCGCCGACGACACCGGCCGCGGCGGGCGCCCCGACCGAGCCGGATACAGCGACCGCCCTCAGCGCGGCGACCGCTCCGACGGCCCAGGCCGCGACGACCGATCCGGCGGCCCAGGCCGCGACGACCGATCCGGCGGCCCAGGCCGCGACGACCGATCCGGCGGCCCAGGCCGCGACGACCGATCCGGTGGCCCGGGCCGCGACGACCGATCCGGCGGCCCAGGCCGCGACGACCGGTTTGACGCCCCAGGTCGCGGCGACCGTTCGGGCGGCCCAGGCCGCAGCGACCGCGCCGGTGGTTCCGCGCGCAACGACCGTTCTGGCGGCCCGACACGCAGCGACCGTTTCGGTGGACCAGCCCGCGGCGACGGCCCCGGCCGCGGCGACGGCCTCGGCGCCGGCCGCGGCGACCGGCCGTTCCGGGGCGGGCAGGGCGACCGCGGCCCGCGGCACGGCGGCGGCGACCGGCGTCCCGGGCGTTCGGACGGACGCGGCAGCGATCGGTCGGGAGGCCCGCGGTCGACCCGGCCCGGAGCCGACGGTCCGATCGTGGTCGGTGCCACCGGGCGCACGCGTCCGGTCGGACCGGACATCCCCGCCGACATCGAGGTACGCGACCTCGACCGCGACGTCCGGGCCGAGCTCCGAGCGCTGCCCAAGGGCGCGGCAGACACCGTAGCGAGGCACCTCGTCGCGGCCGGCCGCTTCCTCGACTCCGACCCGGACCGGGCGCTCCAGCACGCCCAGGCCGCCCGCGCCCAGGCCGGACGGATCGCGTCCGTGCGCGAGGCCGTCGGGCTGGCCGCATACCACGCCGGCGAGTGGAAGCTCGCGATCGGCGAACTGCGCGCGTACCGACGCCTGACCGGCTCGGACGTCCACATGGCCGTGATCGCCGACTCCGAGCGCGCGCTCGGACGCCCGGAGAAGGCCATCGAGCTGGCCGCGAGCCCGGAGGCCGCGCAGCTCGACACGGAGACGCGGGTCGAGCTGCTGATCGTCGCGGCCGGTGCGCGTCAGGACGCCGGTGACCTCGACGGGGCGCTGGCGACCCTCGACGTGCCCGAGCTCCGCGGGAACCGGCCGTCGTCGTGGCTCGCCCGTCTGCGGTACGCGTACGCCGAGCTGCTGCTGGCCGCTGGTCGGCCGGACGAGGCTCGGGAGTGGTTCGTCCAGTCCGCTGACGCGGACACCGACGGCGACACCGACGCCGACGAACGAGTCCTGGACCTGGACGGCTTCCTCTTCACCGACGACCCAGACGACGACGCCCCCGACGCAGCTACCAACGACGACGCCGACGAGGCCCCAGAAGCCGCCGCCGCCGACCTCGACGACTACGCCGACGATGACCTCGATGAGGACGCCGACGACCTCGCCGACGACGATCTCGCAGACCACGCCGAAATCGCGGCCACCCCGCTGACCGAAACCCCCGCCCCCGCTGAGTCCGCCGCCGCCGAGTCCGCCGCCGCTCAGGCCGAGGCCGAGGCCGCTGACACCGCCGCCGCGAAACCGGCCCACGCCGCCGCCGCCGATGCGGCCACTGCTTCCGCGGCCGACGACCCAACGGTTGCTCCGGCTACCGGCGACGCTGCCACCCCGCTGGCCGGCGACATTGCGGCTACCTCCACGGCCGGCGCCACGGCTACCTCCACGGCCGACGCCGCGGATGCCGTCACGGCCGGTGCCCCGGATGCCTCCACGGCCGGGAACGACGCTGCCACCCCAAAGCCCGCGGAGACCCTCGCCGCGCAGCCGACCGGCAATGACGAGCCCCGCTCCACGGCGGCCCACGCCACCGACGACACCCCCCGCAGCAGCAACCTCCCCACCGCCAACCGCACCCCCGCCGCCGCGACCGACCCCGCCGCGACCGAGCCCGCCTCCGCCGCGGCGGCTGACTCCGCGGCCGGCCCGAGCGCGGGCGCCCCCGCCCTCGACGACAGCACTCCACAGGCCGCGACGACCGACCCCACCGCGCGAGACGACGACTGGGACGACGACGAGGACATCGCGGAACTCCCCACCGACGAACAACTCGCCGTAGACGAAGCAACCCCCGACGCCGTCTTCAGCGACCGCACCCCCCGCACCAACCCAGAACCCCCCACCACCCCGACCCCCCACTTCGCGGCCCCGACCTTCGCCGCCCCCGACTTCAGCGCCCCCGACCTCGGCGCCCCCGACTTCACCCCGCCAGACTTCTCCGCCGCCACACCCCAACCCCACGACAACCCCAGCGACGCACCCCACGACGCACCCCACGACGCACCCCGCGACGGTTCCGGCGAACACCCCAGCAATACCGACAACCCCTCACCCCCCAACGGGTAACCCCAGGTCAAAAGCAACAACCCCTTCCGGCGACCCCGACCCGGCCGCCAGCGGTCCCTACGACGCGCACTTCGGAGGCTGACCCATGACAGAGACGCCGGAACCCGGCACGCCGACCGGAGAGGCCTACGACTGGTTCCGCCGGGGCGAAGACCTCCTCCGCCAGGGCCACCCGGCCGCCGCGGCGCAGCTCCTCCAGCGCGCGCTGGCGGCCGAGCCCGGCTCCCGTCAGGCCCGCGAGACCCTCGCCCGGGCCTACTTCGACGCCCAGCAGTACGAGGAGGCCCGCGAGCTCTTCGCCGGCATCGTCGCCGACCACCCCTCCGACGACTACGCGCACTTCGGCCTGGGCCTGGCCGCCCTGCGCTCCGGCGACCCGAAGGCCGCCGTCGAGCACCTCTCGCTCGCGGTCGCGATGAAGCCGCACGACCACCACTACGCGACCGCCCTGCGCAACGCCCGCGCGCAGAACCTCGTCGACCCGGTCGGCGGTCCGGCCACGCCGGGCATCACCGACCTCGACGTCCCGCAGCGCTCCGACGAGCTCAACGCCCCGTCGGAGCTCGAGCAACTGCTGCGTGACTACGACCAGAAGCCCGGCGACGACGCGAACGGATCCCGGTGAGCACGAGCCCCCACTGGCTGCCGGGCAGCGACACTCCGCTGACCGCGCGGTACGACGCCGCCCTGTTCGACCTCGATGGCGTCCTCTACACGCAGGAGGAGCCGATCGAGCACGCGCCGGCCGGCGTCACCGCGGCGCGCGAGGCCGGTATGCGGATCGGGTTCGTCACCAACAACGCGTCGCGTCGCGCGCCCGTCGTCGTCGAACTGCTGGCGAAGGTCGGCATCGACGCGGCCGAGGACGAGGTCGTGACCGCGGCCCAGGCGTCCGCGGCCCTGCTCGCGGAGGAGCTCCCGGAGGGCAGCGCGGTGCTGATCGTCGGGGCCGAAGGCCTCGCCGGCGAGGTCGCGGACGTCGGACTCCGACCGGTCCGCTCGGCGGACGACGACCCCGCCGCCGTGGTGCAGGGCTACTCCCGCGAGGTCGGCTGGGAGCAGCTGGCCGAGGCTGCGGTCGCGCTGCGCCGCGGCGCGCGCTGGGTCGCGACCAACCGCGACGCGACGATCCCGTCCGCCCGCGGTCCGCTGCCGGGCAACGGGTCGCTGGTCGCGGCGCTGGTCACGGCGCTGCGCCGGGAGCCCGACGTCGTCGTCGGCAAGCCTCATCCGCGGCTGCACCAGGAGTCGGTCCGGCGCACCGGCGCGACGCGTCCGCTGGTGGTCGGCGACCGCCTCGACACCGACATGGCCGGCGCGGTCAACGGTGGCTCGGACAGCCTGCTCGTGCTCACCGGCGTCACCGAGCCCGCTGACCTGCTGCGGGCCGGCCCGGGGGAGCGGCCCACCTACGTCGCCGCCGACCTCCGCGGCCTGGCCGCTCTGCACCCCGCCGTCGTGCTGGGCGCCGACGGCGCCTCCTGCGGAGGCTGGACCGCGCGCGCGGACGGTTCCCGCCTGGTCCTCACCAACGCCGGTAACGACCATGTGGACGCTCTGCGAGCGCTGTCCGTCGCCGCCTGGACGCTCCCCGGAGCGGACGCAGCCGACTGGCCGGGCCCGGACGCGATCAGTGCCGAAGGCGAAAGCTCCGCGGCCGCATTGCGCGCGCTGGGCCTGTGAGCCGCCGGGCGTGAGTGCCCACGCCTCGGCGGCCGTGCCCTAGAGGAGCTTGCGGAGCTGGAAGAGGTCCTTCATGCCGGCGTTGACCTTGACCCGGCCGCCGGCCCAGGCCTTCGCGAAGTTGAGCTCGCCCCGGCTCAGCGCGACCAGGTCGTCGCTGCTCAGCGTCAGCGCGATCTGAGCCTTCGGGTCGTCGCCGTCGGCGATGTCCTGGATCTTGCCGCCGGTGATGCGGGCGTGGAAGCCGGTGCCGAGGTCGGTGATCCGGCAGGCCAGCGAACGGTCGAAATTCGGCGGCTCGCGGTCGCCGGTGTCGCCGGACGCGATCCGGTCGGCCACGTCCTGCAGAGCCTTACGGCACTCTTCCTGCGTCGCCATCGTCGTGGCCCGATCCTCTCGTCCGCCGGCTATCCCAGCGACGTTACCTCGGGCGTCACTGCGAGCGACGAGCGCGACCGGCCGGGGCGGCGGCGTGTCCGGCCGATGTGGTCGTTCGACGGGCCCTCGAAGTGGGAATCTGTGCTGTGTCAGCCGTCCGTCGGATGCGGCGGTGTGCTCATCGCTGGGACGGACGGGTAGCGTGGGGTGACTCGGCCGCGGGGCCAACGCGGCGCAGCGGAAGGTGTCTACCCAATGCAGGATGCTCTGAAGACGTACCTCGCCCTGGCGACGGGCCTCGCCGAGGTACCCAAGAAACAGGCCAAGGCCGCCGCCAAGAAGCTCGCCAAGAGCGGCGGCGCGACCGTCGAGCAGGTCCAGGCTCTCACCGAAGACCTCCTGGCGACCAGCCTCCAGAACCGCGAGTCGCTCACCAATCTCATCCGGGCCGAGATCGAGAAGTCGCTCAACCGGGTCGGCCTGGCCACCGCCGACGAGGTCGGCAAGCTCACCGCCCGGCTCAAGGAGCTCGAGGCCGAGCTGCGGCAGGCCCGATCCGGTGCGGCGCAGTCCGGTGCGGCGGCGCCCGCCGGTGGGCCGCAGGGTGACCCGCTGGCCGCCGCGGCCACCGGTAAGGCCGCGAAGAAGGTGCTGGCCAAGAAGGCGGCGAAGAAGGCCGCTCAGAAGGCGGCGCTGAAGAGTGCTCCGGCTCCGGTCGCGAAGAAGGCTCCGGCGCCCGCGCCGGTGAAGGCTCCTGCGTCGACGCCGCCGGTGCCGGCTCCGGCCGCGGCGACGACCGGCGGCGCGCAGGGTGACCCGCTCGCGAAGGCCGCGTCCCCGGCCAAGGCGGCCAAGGCCGCGCCCGCCAAGACCGCGCCGGCTCCGGCGAAGGCCACGAAGGCGACGCCGGCCAGCGCGACGACGACGGCCGCCAAGATCGCCGCCGCGACCGCCCCGGCCAAGGCCACCAAGACCACGCCCGCCAAGGCCGCCGAACCCACCCCGGCAAAGACCGCCCCGGCGAAGACGGCCGCCGCGAAGACGGCCCCGGCCAAGACCGCACCGACGAAGACCACCCCGGCCAAGTCCGCAGCCGGAGCCGCACCGGCCAAGACCACCCCCGCGCCGACCGCCCCCAAGAGCACCCCCGCGCCGACCGCCGCCAAGACGACGGCGGCCAACACGACGGCGGCCAAGTCCACCGCCACGAAGGCGACCCCGGCCAAGACCACGGCCGCGAAGACCACGCCCGCCAAGACGGCCCCGGCCAAGACCGCGGCCACCAAGGCGACCCCGGCCACGAAGGCGACCCCCGCCGCCAAGGCCGCCCCGGCCAAGGCCGCGGCCGACACCACTCCCGCCAAGACCACGGCGGCGAAGACCACGGCCGCGAAGTCCACCGCCGCCAAGGCCGCCCCGGCGAAGCCTGCCTTCACCGCCGCCCCGGCCCCGGCCGCCGACGCGAGCCCGGCCAAGTCCACCGCCGCGAAGGCCACCCCGGCCAAGTCCGCGACCCCGGCCAAGACCGCGACCCCGGCCAAGACCGCGGCCCCGGCCAAGACCGCGGCCCCGGCCAAGTCGACCCCGCCCGCGGTCACGCCCGCGGACATCCCGCCGGCCACCGAGACCAACGCCCAGACCGCCCCGGCGACCAAGGCCGCCAAGGCCACCGCCGCCAAGACGACCGCGGCGAAGGCCACCCCGGCCAAGACCACTCCGGCCAACAACACCCCGGTCAACAACACCCCGACCGACGGGCCCAACGCCTCATGACGTCCGAATCGGACGCCCCGCGGCCGGACGTCCCCACCCCGGGGAACGCCTTCCCGAAGCCGGGACCCCCACGGGTCCCGGCCCCCGGGACCGGCAGCGACGGCGCCGCACCCGACGGCGCCGCACCCGACGGCGAGGCCGAGGCCCAGGTAGCGGACGTCCTGACGCAGCTCGACGGCCTGGACGACCGTCCGGTCACCGAGCACGTGGCGGCCTACGAAGCCGTCCACCGCACGCTCCAGGACACGCTCTCCGCCGTCGACGGGAGCTGAGTGGCTCGTCGCACCCGCCTCGACGCGGAGCTCGTCCGCCGCGGCCTGGCCCGCTCCCGCGAGGACGCCGCCGAGCTGATCGCCGCCGGCGCGGTCAAGGTCGACGGTCGCCCGGCGACCAAGCCGGCCACCGCGGTCGACCCGGCCAGCGCGGTGACCGTCACGCTCGAAGACGGCCCGCGCTACGTCTCCCGCGGCGCGCACAAACTCCGGGGCGCGCTCGACGCGTTCGGTGTCGAGATCACAGACAAGCGCTGCCTCGACGCCGGCGCCTCCACCGGCGGCTTCACCGACGTGCTCCTGCGGGCCGGCGCGAAACAGGTGGTCGCGGTCGACGTCGGCTACGGGCAGCTGGCCTGGTCGCTGCAGACCGACGACCGGGTCACGGTGATCGATCGCACGAACGTCCGCTCGCTTGAACCGGAGACCATCGGCGGGCCGTGCCAAGTCACGGTGGCTGACCTGAGTTTCATCTCGCTGGGCCTGGTGCTCCCGGCACTCGCCGCGTGCACCGAACCCGACGGCGACCTGGTCCCGATGGTCAAGCCCCAGTTCGAAGTCGGCAAGGACCGGCTGGGCGCCGGGGGAGTGGTCCGGGACAAGAGTTTGCGCGTCGAGGCGGTTCTCGGCGTCGCCGAACAGGCTGCGACGATGGGCCTCGGCGTCGCCGGGGTGGTGGCCAGCCCACTGCCCGGGCCGTCGGGCAACGTCGAGTTCTTCCTCTGGCTGCGCCGGGACGCCCCACCGGTAGACCCCGCCGCGGTCCGCGCCGCGGTCGACGAAGCACCCGCCACAGCCAGGGAGAACCAGCCGAGATGAACCGGCAGGCATTGATCGTCACGCACGCCGGCCGAGCGCTCAACGTCGTCCACGCGCGCAGAGTGGCGAGCCAGCTCGCGGAGGCCGGGTTCGGTCTGCGGGTGCTCACGGACGAGGCGCCCGACCTGAACATCGACGCCCAGGTCGTCCGGCCGGACGAGAAGGCCGCGGTGGGCGCGGAGATCGTGCTCGCGCTGGGCGGCGACGGCACGTTGCTCCGCGCGGCCGCACTCGCCCGGCCCGCGGGCGTCCCCCTGTTGGGCGTCAACCTGGGGCGGGTGGGGTTCCTGGCCGAGACGGAGGCCGAGCACCTCGAGGAGACCGTCCGACGGGTGATCGACGAGGACTACGTCGTGGACGAGCGCATGACGCTCGACCTCACCGTCGGCCGTCCGGACGGAACCACCGCACACGGGTGGGCGCTCAACGAGGCCTCTGTGGAAAAAGCCATGCGCGAGCGGATGCTCGAAGTGATGGTCTCGATCGACGGACGTCCGCTGTCCCGCTGGGGGTGCGACGGGGTGGTCTGTGCGACGCCGACCGGCTCGACCGCGTACGCGTTCTCGGCCGGCGGCCCGGTCGTCTGGCCCGACGTGGAGGCGATGCTGGTCGTGCCGATCAGCGCTCACGCGCTGTTCGCGCGCCCGCTGGTCACGGCTCCGACCTCGACGATCATGATCGAGGTGTTGGCCGACGGGGTGCCCGCGGTCGTGTCCTGCGACGGGCAGCGGGTGGTCGCGATGCCGCCGGGCAGCCGGGCGGTGATCCGCCGCGGTACCGACCCGGTGCGGGTGGTCCGGATGAGCCCGCGCCCGTTCACCGACCGCCTGGTCGCGAAGTTCGGCCTCCCGGTGCAGGGCTGGCGCGGCGACGCGGAAGCAGCCCGCAACGAGCGAGCTGTCGGTGGGGCTGGGTAGCCTCAGCGGCGTGCTGGAGGAAATCCGAATCACCGGACTGGGCGTCATCGAAGACGCGACGCTGGAGCTCGTTGACGGATTCACCGTCGTCACCGGGGAGACCGGGGCCGGCAAGACGATGGTCGTGGCCGGTCTCGGCCTGCTCTTCGGTGGGCGGGCCGACGCCGGGCGGGTCCGCCGGGGTACCGGCCGCGCGCTGGTCGAGGGCCGGCTGCGGTTCGAGTCCGACGACCCGGCCCAGAAGCTCGTCCTCGATCGGGTGGCCGAGGCCGGTGCCGCGC includes:
- a CDS encoding phasin family protein — translated: MQDALKTYLALATGLAEVPKKQAKAAAKKLAKSGGATVEQVQALTEDLLATSLQNRESLTNLIRAEIEKSLNRVGLATADEVGKLTARLKELEAELRQARSGAAQSGAAAPAGGPQGDPLAAAATGKAAKKVLAKKAAKKAAQKAALKSAPAPVAKKAPAPAPVKAPASTPPVPAPAAATTGGAQGDPLAKAASPAKAAKAAPAKTAPAPAKATKATPASATTTAAKIAAATAPAKATKTTPAKAAEPTPAKTAPAKTAAAKTAPAKTAPTKTTPAKSAAGAAPAKTTPAPTAPKSTPAPTAAKTTAANTTAAKSTATKATPAKTTAAKTTPAKTAPAKTAATKATPATKATPAAKAAPAKAAADTTPAKTTAAKTTAAKSTAAKAAPAKPAFTAAPAPAADASPAKSTAAKATPAKSATPAKTATPAKTAAPAKTAAPAKSTPPAVTPADIPPATETNAQTAPATKAAKATAAKTTAAKATPAKTTPANNTPVNNTPTDGPNAS
- a CDS encoding tetratricopeptide repeat protein, translating into MTETPEPGTPTGEAYDWFRRGEDLLRQGHPAAAAQLLQRALAAEPGSRQARETLARAYFDAQQYEEARELFAGIVADHPSDDYAHFGLGLAALRSGDPKAAVEHLSLAVAMKPHDHHYATALRNARAQNLVDPVGGPATPGITDLDVPQRSDELNAPSELEQLLRDYDQKPGDDANGSR
- a CDS encoding TlyA family RNA methyltransferase translates to MARRTRLDAELVRRGLARSREDAAELIAAGAVKVDGRPATKPATAVDPASAVTVTLEDGPRYVSRGAHKLRGALDAFGVEITDKRCLDAGASTGGFTDVLLRAGAKQVVAVDVGYGQLAWSLQTDDRVTVIDRTNVRSLEPETIGGPCQVTVADLSFISLGLVLPALAACTEPDGDLVPMVKPQFEVGKDRLGAGGVVRDKSLRVEAVLGVAEQAATMGLGVAGVVASPLPGPSGNVEFFLWLRRDAPPVDPAAVRAAVDEAPATARENQPR
- a CDS encoding HAD-IIA family hydrolase, producing MSTSPHWLPGSDTPLTARYDAALFDLDGVLYTQEEPIEHAPAGVTAAREAGMRIGFVTNNASRRAPVVVELLAKVGIDAAEDEVVTAAQASAALLAEELPEGSAVLIVGAEGLAGEVADVGLRPVRSADDDPAAVVQGYSREVGWEQLAEAAVALRRGARWVATNRDATIPSARGPLPGNGSLVAALVTALRREPDVVVGKPHPRLHQESVRRTGATRPLVVGDRLDTDMAGAVNGGSDSLLVLTGVTEPADLLRAGPGERPTYVAADLRGLAALHPAVVLGADGASCGGWTARADGSRLVLTNAGNDHVDALRALSVAAWTLPGADAADWPGPDAISAEGESSAAALRALGL
- a CDS encoding SCP2 sterol-binding domain-containing protein; translated protein: MATQEECRKALQDVADRIASGDTGDREPPNFDRSLACRITDLGTGFHARITGGKIQDIADGDDPKAQIALTLSSDDLVALSRGELNFAKAWAGGRVKVNAGMKDLFQLRKLL
- a CDS encoding NAD kinase translates to MNRQALIVTHAGRALNVVHARRVASQLAEAGFGLRVLTDEAPDLNIDAQVVRPDEKAAVGAEIVLALGGDGTLLRAAALARPAGVPLLGVNLGRVGFLAETEAEHLEETVRRVIDEDYVVDERMTLDLTVGRPDGTTAHGWALNEASVEKAMRERMLEVMVSIDGRPLSRWGCDGVVCATPTGSTAYAFSAGGPVVWPDVEAMLVVPISAHALFARPLVTAPTSTIMIEVLADGVPAVVSCDGQRVVAMPPGSRAVIRRGTDPVRVVRMSPRPFTDRLVAKFGLPVQGWRGDAEAARNERAVGGAG